From the genome of Trachemys scripta elegans isolate TJP31775 chromosome 2, CAS_Tse_1.0, whole genome shotgun sequence:
GAAGGACTGGATGAAGTGAAGTACAGTGTACCATGTACATTTTATAAGTTCTGAAGGGAACTATGCAACTCACGTTTCATTGCACTTATTCTTGACGGAAAGGTTGTGTATACCAATATTAACTCAGTTTTTATTGCAATATTTATCATTATTGAACTGGCTCCAAAATAAAGAAGTTTAGTTTGATTTATGTGCAATCCAGTGTTTTGGGCTCAATGCCGGCCTTTGTTGTGAATTAATTCATATTTTATATAGGATAGGGAACCAGGCCAAGACAATTCTCCGTGCGATTGAACtatctttacttttaaaaaatattttgttccattgaagtttttaaaaaggtaatctAGAGATGGAGAGACACAGTCTCTACTCCCCCTAGTCCCACCATTCCTAAAGTGGAGGTAGGACGgatatgaagaaaaataaatctccTTTGTCAACATTTGAGAATTAACCACTTAGTCCCAAGAACTATTCAGGTGAAATAAAGAACTCTGCTTGTTTACTATGCATGCATCTGAAATAAATCAGCACTCTTAAGACAATTGTGTTATTTTCATTCTATGGTGACCTGTTCTATTTACCGAAACctgtcatacacacacacacagagtatttcAGTAACAACACTCTATTTGTCCTTTCATATCACATGATTAACAAAGCTTATTTGCTATTTATTGAATGAAGTAtcccttttatttgtttgatCAATTATAAATGAAAGATATTCCTGTATATAAAACTGAACGTTTTAACTGCTGAAGTGGAACTGTACATGTTTACTACAGGAAAAAATATCAAATCTCGTTTAACAAGACATTATACATCAATAATCCCTGTGGCGGATTTGCAGTCACCTGATCTATAAAAACAAGCAGGAcaagtaacagcaatttatatGCAAAAGTAATGATTTAATGACTATAAGCAAGACAAAGCAATAGAATTGTGCTTCTGTTGCAGACTGGAGACAATGAAATGTTTAACTACAATTTTCCCGTACAAACATGAAACAATATCCATATAGAATAAACACCCTCACAAATGTATAAATGGTGGGTGATGAACACACATGAAGTTCGACCAAAGCAAAGCACAAACTGAAAAGTGTTCGGGGCTATTCATATTTTAAGTTAAAAGTGTTCCTTCTAGTTCAAAAATAAGACCTTTGGAAGCCTCTGATAAAATGCTCCTATTGGCAGAACATTAAAGAAGAGGCGTTCTCCACAGTTTATTGGAAATATTAAAGTACCTGTTAAATGTTAATGAAGTTAGTACTGTaccatatacatatatattaaaacaaatttagaTAAAATGCCTTCATCCAGCAACCTGCTGGTTCCTTAAAATTTATACCACATATTTTATGGCTTCTATAATGATtccatgtgctttttaaaaacacaattccATCACACCAAATAATAAAACTAACCAAACAGGTAAATCACTTCCATGTTCCTTAATTTTTCTTCACTGCACCATTTAAACTATTAGTATCGTTGggtaaaagtaaaaatatatcaCTTGAAACAAGATAAAGCCCATAAAATCCTATTAAGATTGCCAATTGCTTTCAGGTTAACAGAGATTTGTGATAGCTCTCAAAGACTGAAGCTTTCACACACATACAAAGTGTTCTCTGCAATATCAGCAAAATTCAAACAGGTGGCATCTGCAAGGGTCGAACCAGTTTGGAAATTTAACAACCATATCATGAGTGCATGAAACACAATATTTTCTTTATagtatttataaatatatcataCAATACTGTTTCCTGTTATGTCATATACCAATATGGCATTGTACAACAAGCATAATGCCATCTGATTCTTACAAAAGCGAATCATTTAAACAAAGTCAGTAAATAAAACGGTAATACCCGCTTTTAGGCATACAAATTGTAAAACTGAAGTTTACTTTCATTTTGATCGGTTCTGCGCAGCAACAGAAAAGTAAGGATGCAACATAAGAATCAAAATGGCTAATACGCAAGAAATAGTTATTCACAGTGACATGGCTACATATATGCATTATTCTATGCATATTCTTTCCGTTTTGTTGCATTTCAAGATGAAAAAGCAGTTGCTTTCTACAGGTTCACAAAACAgcataataacaataacaattgAAGAGAATGTAATGTAGGAGTTAGTCTGGATTAACAAACTACATCCCAAGGTTTATATCCACTTCCGGAGCTTCCCACGTCTAAACGATGGGGACAGAAATcactccacctctttcctaaCACATCATGGTATACTTCTGTTTGCTTCCCAGTCCTTTGAAAATAATTCTTTACAGAACAATCTTTCGTTGTAATTAACGTCCATATAAACAGTCACCTAGTCCATCTTTCATAGCCAAGTTCGGTGTCACTACAAAAGAAAGCGATTTGGACGATAGTCACATGTATTAGCATCTATAAAGCTGTAATGGCATGAAGAGATCTATATAAATCAGGGTTTTCGGCAGTCTCATTGAGGTGTCAGCCCGACGAAGTTGCTGAAGAGCCATTTATTGATGTTTTCCGCGCTCTGTTGGTAAAGGAGGATTGGTGGTTActggtggggctgctgctggTTCCATTCATAGTACTAGAGATATGAGGAAATTGAGGATGGGGAGACTGCACTGgagtgctggggctgggcaaaCAAGATGAAGTAGAGGGgatgcctcctgctgggctgcttGCCTTGTCACTCCCAGAGTCACTTTCTAATTCTCCGCTATTATTTAAGCCTTCTCTCTGGTGGCTGATCTTCATTCTTTTGCAAGTCGGTCGAACtcgatacttcagaggaagaggTCCATTCTGCAAAACAAAGAGAAGGCACTATAAGCACACTCTCTGCACCAGTAAAGATTACAGCGTGAGAAGAGGAACGGCAGGTATTTACCCTTCTCCAAGTGTAAATATAGGCAATATCCATTAGTGTATAGTAGTCCTTCAAAGGTTCCTCTTCATACATCACATCGATCTATTTTTAAGACATTAACCCTTCAATTAATAAGTATCAGAATAGAATAACTTAAAgcataatatatttttcttccagGGAAAAGTGATCTGAAAGGAATATTATCAATGGGACTTCAAAACCTTTTACTCCAAAACTGCCTGGCAAAGGAGAACTTTTGATACGTACTATTTATCTGGCATATATGAAAACAGTATTTAATTTTGTTAAAAGTCTATGCAAAATAACTTCCTCAGTATTTAGAAGGCagaaataaatttgaaaaaattACAGCACAAACACAAATGCTTCTGTGggattttaaagtattttcttatttcttacaaaatattacattatacattttaaatatggttAGTTCTTATTATTTTCTGGTTCTCAGTTAAACAACTAATTAGAAACccacttgaaaataaaataaataaacaacaatacAGCTAACCAGCTCTGGAAGGTTTAGAATAAAAGGactgttaaacaaaacaaaacaaaaaaatatccaGGTACCTGAAAAGTATTAGGTATGTCCATTTTACTTCGGAGAAACTTTCGTAGATGCATCACTGTCATTGCTGCAGGGCAGCGTAAATATCTTTTGTCATTCACCTAACAGTATATTTGGAAAAAGTCAGTCCATGTACTGAGAACAAACAGCACATTTTAACTGTTTAATTTAGGATGACACAGTATAATTGACTAAAAGCATACAAACTTTATAAAATGACCAACTACAGTTTTAAGATTGCTATTGAGAATTCCTTATCAATAAAATTGGAAATAGGCACtaaatactaaaaaaaattgcagagcaAAATCAATACTATATAAGTAATTGTATATGTAAGGGGGCTAAAACAGATGAAACATCTCtactaataatattttaaaaaagtgattatattttaaaaattcaaatggtCTTTCTTCTaataaatgacatttaaaaaataaaagtaaactacttcagtttccattttaaaagtattAACACAGCTTCTATTTTGTCCACCAAAGTAATTTCTTTCTATCTATAACAGTAAGAGGTTGCAAACCtctgtttaatatctttttaTGGGGGTTGTTTCTTCTGGCAGATAGATGcatgtaattatttatttagctCACCCACCAAACTGTCcaaaaagtaatttttgtttttctgtctaGGCTTTTGTCTCTAGTAAAGATAGATTATTTACCTCATcctttgatttctctctctctttatttcctTTCCGTTCCAATCTGGAGAAAACAATGAAACAATTACAACAAATAATAGATAGAGCTGTTAATACTGATAAACATAAAATATTGCCCACAGAACTTGCCTATTCTGGTCAAAGAATTCAATGGATAAGCTTATTATCTCGTCATCTGTTATAATTCTTTTGTCTTCGTCTGCAACTTCTCCCCTGTCTTCATTAGAGCCATTGGCAGCTGCACAGAAATTTCCACaatagtttatatttttaaattaaaatcagacAGAATGGCAATTCTCAGTAACAGGGAAAACCTCAATACTAAGATAATGTATTAGTATTTAAGTAGCCATTATTATATCTTTAATCAGAAACCTGAATCTAGGGTGTCTTAAATGTATTTATGGttaaataatttataaattaaagagaaaatattaaGATGTCTTAGCTAAAGTATAAGGTCCAGTCTGTGTTATTTTTACCAAAAGTTTAATAAACTAGAAAGTTTTACCATCAGCTGATGGATGAGCTGCATAAAAATCTCTTCTCCTTTTCATTTCATCTGGATGGGAAAGCATATATGTTTCATTTAGTTTACTCTGTACTATAGCTAAAAAAGCAGCATAGTAATTATGTATTGTTATTTGATTTAACTACTTACTTTTGAAAAGGCCTGGTACTAGTTTGTACACAATATCTTGGAGAGTTTTATCGgacctaaaaaaacaacaaccccaaaataCAAATAAGCAAATGCAGCAACACTTGAATAAAAGTTACAGCTCTTCATTTACAATCAATCCCGTAGCAATGAGGGATCgtctacaaaaataaaatgctcaGCTATATTAAAATTAACCCACAAGACTTTACAAACAAATTGACgttattaaaataaagtttaacTCTTTTGCAATTTATctgactgaaaatattttctgtccACCAGCAATCTATCTCGTATAGTGTTCACTCAGTCTGAATGAAGGCCTTTTAAAAACCTGTAACCACCAACCAAAATGAGCAGATAAACATCACAAAGGAGCAATGAAGGATCCTGCTGAAGGATGAGGacttttttttaaggtttaacttttccttttaagtttcataaatatttttgatgtttctgAAGAACAGTTAAGAGGTTGCACTGCAGGATGTCTGTGTGAAATGGAACATGGAGATGCAAAATATGGGATTGTGATAAATAAGGAGAGGGAAAAGGACATTGTTCAAGCGGCTAGTGTATtccaaaaaatacaaaaactttCTGTCTCGCATCCAGTCAAGTCTTCGATTTCAATCCGTGACAAGACTCCAAAGACAGCACATAGGCAAACGTTAGCATGTAAATTGACAACTCCTCTCAGTTTTAAATTGTAGATGAAGAGATAACATCAAAATAATCACAGCTAGACCCCTTTTATAAAGTAAAATTACATTTTCTCCTACCTTATATTCAAAAGCGGTCTGGTTTTGTGAACTTGGACATCACATATAGGACAATACTTGCTTGTCTCCAAATAACGTACGATACACGTCTTACAGACTATAAGTAAAAACACGGAAGGCTTTTAGTAATATTATTAGATAATACTCAAATATGGACAGAGGTGCGATTTTTACACCATGCAAGCTAATAAATGGTCCACTGTCAGAAATGCGCTGCTTAAGCTAAACAAGTTCTCTAATTAGCTGCAATTAACGTGAAACTGAGACGCTCGGTGTGTATATAGATAGACACACTACGTTAACAAAGACTAAGGCTTTTGTCAAATGAAATGTGAACAAATCGTCTTTCGCACAAATCTGCATATTGGATGTTCTAGCTAATAGCTCCGTTTTTCCGGTTGCACGGGAAAGGTGCGAAGCAGCACAGGGACAATGCGAAGAGCCTTACTGTACTTACAGGAGTGTAGACACTCTATGATGGTTGTTGCATCAATGAAGTATCCGCCACAGAGCACACACATGAGATGGGGGTTTAGCTCGGTTATTTTGATTCTGGTTGTTCGGTGCATTTTTGCTTAAGAAAAGGCGGCTCTGAAAGACACACACAGAGGACCATTGACTAGGGGACGAGCTCAGTGTCCCAGAGACGGAGATCCCGCGTTTCCCCACCCACGCTGAAGTTGCATCCCCAAAACGCAGGGAAATATGGAAGGAGAccggagggggagaagtggccaGACAGGGAATTGCGGGCGGGCGCGATGCCCGGGTGACACAGCCCAGGGAAATGTCCCGGCCAGAGGTGCCTGCAGCCCCGCGTTGGGGGCCGGGGTCCAAGCCCTTTGCCAGCTCCGGGAGGGCGAGCCTGCTGCACAGCACCTACCCGCTCCCCCGCGGGTGCTGCGGTTACTCGCTGGCCCAGATCCCCTCGGCGCGGCTGGAGCCCGCAGCCCGGGGAGCGGAGGGAGCCGGGTCCCCTCTCCGTGGGGCGGGCCGGGCACGGGGCTGCAGGGGAGCCACACAAAGGGGAACCGGCGTCTCCCGCTGCGCCCGCCCTGGCATTTCCGGAGagcctggggtggggatgggggacacGCACCTCGGAGCTGCTCCGGCCGGCCCCGGGGGCTGCCCGCTGCCCACCCGGCCGGGGCTGGGGTCCGGGCGGCGGCCGCTCCCCCCTCGCGCCGCGCTCGGTGCAGGCTCGGGACTGCTCAGCTATCCGAGGGGGTTGCTATAGCAACTTACACTTACACTTGGCATCCTGCCACCGCTGGGAACACACGAGAGCCAGGCGGGGGGGAGCCGGGGAGAGGATGCGGGCCGGGGGAAGCCGGGCCGGGGAGGGGGCGCGGCCCGGCCAGGCTGCGGGTGTCTGCGAAGCGGCGCCGGGCAGAGCCTGGGCCTGAAGGAACCTAGGCTGgggtgcagctgggggaggtggtGTCCGGCGCGGAGGGGGCTGGTGGGGCCGGGCTCAGCAGAGCGGCCGCACGCTCCCGCAGGGTGCAAAGGGAGCGGAGCCGGATTTGGAAgggaaggatgggggtgggggtgggggctgaaagcggagctggtggtgggaggggtctCGGGCGGCCAGAGAGCTGAGCCAAGCCGGTGTTGGGGTCTTAGACTAGTGGAGGCAAATGCAAGAGGCTCCTCCCGAGTCTCGGCCATTTCGGATCCTCTCAGGGGCCTCTATCCACGTCGACTCGGTGCAAGGAGCTTGTCTGAGATCGttcctcttcccctctgctccctccctctcccagcccagcccagccgaaCCGCATTCCCAGGCAGATCCCCCTAGCTCGCCAGCTGTAGACTTCGCCCCAGCTCCCTGCGATCGCATTACCGAGATGTTTATTTAACTGGGTCTCGTTTTAACGCTTTTTGGGGTCTAAAATGAAATTCTCCCGCGGCTCGGACAGAAACGGTGCAAAGTTTTGCTAAGGTGAAAAGCGATTTGCAATAAGGGGGTGAGGTGTCCGTTTGGGAGGAAGCCGGTGTGCAAATCTCAGACTGTTTGAACAAATCACCTTTTGAGCAATAAAAGCTACTTTAAACAGTGCGGGAGTGACAATATGCAAAGAACCACGTGACCCGACCATTCCTAAAGCTAAATCAACACCTTGTCAACGCTGTGCAGCGACAGGAGTGAAAAACAAATGTCATTTTCCCAGCCCGCAGCCTACAAACCCCCATCGGCTGCAACAACACTAACAAAAATCATATATAGGAAAGAATAAGAGGGAAAAGAGTAAACTCCATCACTTGCTTTCAACTAGAACCTGAACAGTGTGACATAACGATGCTGCTCAAATGCATGCCAGTCACCTCCCCATTCCAGTGCTCCCACTCCACGACCAAGTTTCCTGATCTCACCCTTCCTGGGACAAAGTCTAGAAGCTACCCTCGACTGAAATGCCTGAGTTTATGAAACTCGCTGTTGGATAGTGCTTGAGATTCTCCCCAGATCCTCGCAAGCTTCGATACCAAGCAGTGAAACCCAACGATACCAACCAGGTTCCGAAACGTTGTAAATGTCAGTCAAACTGGCCAGGTGAGGGATACAACATTTCTGAGAAAGTGTCCACAGCGCCCACGAGCGACCTGAGCAAGAAAACTTCACTTGCTGCTACATGAGACTCTCTGAACGAGCTATGTACAGTAGACAAACTCTCCAATATTAAATGATTGCGAGCCATGTGCAAAGGGCTATGGTGAGGTGATATCCCCAAGGCTGAGTGTGGCACCGCGCAGGGAGTCAAGACACAAATGTCACTGTATTCTGATTCCAAAGATCGCCTCAACAGTCTCCAACCTGCCACTCTTTTTTATTGATATCGACAGCATGTTTTTGTACGAGAGGATAAATGCAAGGCGGCTTTACTTCAGTCTCTGAAGTATATTACTGCAATGCCATTGACCTGGGGTTTCTTACATTACTCAAATATGAATAGGCTGCTGCTTTCGCtattctgtattttatttgttaaacccAACACCGTGTAAATCATACACATCTATATTGCAAAATAAACCGTGGCAGAGGTCACATAGGACGGTTGGTTTAGAATTCTTCCCAAGCCCTGATATACCAGGGCAGCCCTTCAAAAGACATTAACACATGTTTTATTTCACGCTAGCGTAGCCTCTTCCTAAATGGAGAATTTATTCAACCGTGATCCTTGTTTAGTCGCAGCATCCCCTACCGCATATTATTTATAGCCTAAAGTTAACTCTTTTTCTGCTAATCGCATACTATGAGCTGTCTTTGAAATCTGTGATCTCATGCAGCAAACTGAATCAAACACCCAAATACTTACTACAAGTCAACTggtacacacacactatatattttaCTACAGCAAAACCTGACCGTCATATTTTGGTTAGAGGAAAATCCTTTCAGGTTTTTCTACTGGTATTAACGTTAAGAATCCATAGATTCACCACAGCCAACACAAACTGTCCCTTaacatgaatatatatatatatagttacacACACAACCAAAAAAACTTCAACTAAATGTAACAATACATGATGGTAAAACTTGCTAGCGGTAAACAGTGACAGCCAACTGACTGTTCAGAGGCCTTACATGGGTTAtgtcaaaatgaagaaaaacagaagCACGTTCTTGTGGTTATAATCAGCTAGACTATGAAAAAAATCTGAGTGCAATAAACTATCTAATTCGGTTTTCCAGGTGTGTAACAAAGTATGCCTAAAATATAGGTAACTTCATTCAGACGGTTTTGCGTACTTTGCACCTATATCCACTCGAAGAACTGGCTGTTCAGTAATAACAAGCCTGTCATCTAAAGCCTTATTATCTTTAGGAATAAGAGCCACTTTTACTATGAATACTATTATTGTCCCTTCACTAAAGAATGTCCACATATGTTTTAAAGGAGCTGTAAGGATAGTATTTCCCCAAAGAACGTCTTTGCACAGCATATTGTAGTAAAGAAAGAACTGAAGAATGGCAGCAGAGGGTAAAAATCCCCCAGCCTTTAAAATCAGGCTCATAAATTTAACTACTTGAAGTACCCAATCAGTCTACCTAAATAAACTAACATGTGAATTTGTAGGTATCGCCATGATCTGGTATAGATCAATAGTTTGCATCTCTGGTAAATTGCAACAAAAGTCTGTCTTAGTTTACGGGATGTATTGTAAATAGCGCCTCTAAGCATTTTTAGTGGATTACATTTCCAGAATTTCTCTAGTCTTTAAGAGTCCTGTAAAATAAAGAAACACTGGCTACTATAAACTATGCAGAAAACTACTGAATGCTATACTTGGCGTTGGGTATATATGTCTAAATTTTCCTAAACTTTATGGAGAGCGGGGCACGACGCTTAGTTTTTAGATTCTGTAAAATGACGATTTTCCTTTTatataaattgatttttttctgcttctcttttCTTGTTTACTTCCAAATATTAACAATAAATGGCTAGGAAAGCGCCAAGTTGTGTATTGTCAAGGCCACACACAATTACATAAACATATACAATCAACTTTCTAGTACCACCCATAAACAGCCCGAGGAGTAAATCCACGGCATCTTAAAGACTTTACCAAGAAGTTCATGTTAATTTACCCTTCCCGGGCTTAGAAGGAAAATaccagttaaagaaaaaaaagtcattcaaAAAAACCCATTATGTCCTGCAGTCACACCATCTTCGCTATGGTAAATCTGCACACCCAATTTTCAAGGATCACAGTCCAGTGATTTATTcacaaaaagttatttttcaacTTTGGTCTCCCCTGTCCCCCCTCAACAGGTACAAGCCCAGAAACTTTAGCATTTTAAGCACAAATGCAAACGGAGGCATTGGAAACAACTGGGAACCGCCATCTTACAAGCCATCAAATTTCACAGAAGTGTTTGTCCAACTTAAGTTAATAACATTTTCTTTGCGGTCCCCCCCGGTCTAACAACCCCCCCAGCAGGATCACTACCCCCCAGTGGCCCTATCTCTATAAAATGGGTGCAGTATTTCACACTTTAAACCCCCCCAAGCATATTTCTTTCGGAGAGGACTGAAATCTCTTGACCTAGGCAGCTCCAGATTTCATGAACCGTCCCCGTTTAATCAAAATCTGCCTTTAAACAAAGGGCGCTGAGGCCGGGCTGGAAACAGGGACTGGAAATATAAATATTCTCCTAGGGGGCCATGTGCACAGAAACATTTTAGGGGGCAGCTGGGGAAAGAAAGGAACTAAAATTTGCAAATGTGGGTGCGTAACGAAAGTGAGTgcacaggctgctgctgctgctgtgtgagtctgtgtgtgtgtgtgtgtgtggttggagCAGCCTGTCAGCGCTTTTCGCATACGGAGAGCTTGGGGGACATCTAGGCTCCCCTTTGCAGCCCCCAAACCGGCCTAAACCCGCCGCCaagccccctccgccccccgtcCTTGGCAAGGAGACACCTCGCTTTATACATACCCGGAAAAAGGAGCCGGTGGGTGATGATCGGAGCGGCCAAAAAAGACAATGAAAGTTAAAAGTCGTTCAGCAGAAAATGAATGTGAGCCAAGCGGCCATCTTGAAATGAACTGCAGACGCTGTCAATTGCAATAAgcttattgctgctgctgctgctgctctcagctCATGTTAGTTACAAAACAATCGggttttctcctctcctccaccgACCCTTCTcactccctctgtctctctccctctgagtCTGGTTTTTgggtggctgaggagctgggagtttAAAATCTTTCTAATCCGGATGGGTTCTGTCTCCACCAGCCCATTGTCTCCCCCTcggccccctgctctgcctcttggtctcctttttattattattatttcatagtTGTTGGTGGGGAAACAGGGAAGGGAGGGCggaggagggaaaaaatgcaACGCTGAAGGCACACAGTGGAAACTGACACCGTCCCCAAAATGGCTCAGAGTTCGCCCGCCCCGCCAGCATCACGTGGGGCTCCTCATTCCTTAAGGGTGGCCTGGGAATTAGTGTCGGTGTAGTCGGAGCCCGTCAGCCTCCCCATGACCCAATCCCACAACTCAGCCGCCACCTCCCCCTCCTCGcacgccaccccctcccccttccactccacacacactctgcctgttcctcctcctccccctaccctgcacacacacagaccctgCCTATTCCTCCTTTTCCCCGCTGCACACACGCTGCCCCGGCCCCCCCGCTACTCACATTCCCCACTTCTCCGCTTCCCTCCGCACTACACACTTTgccttttcctcctctccctccacacccCTTCGATCCCTATTCTTCTCCCCCGCTGGCTACAGACACTGCGAGCCTGCTACCCCTCCTTCCATTCACACACACTCCCCGCTCTGCACACACGGTCCATGCCTCCTCTCGACACACACCGCCTCCGTCCTCCTCCTCGCCCCACATCTACACACACCAGCTGCCGCCTCCTCTGCCCACCTTTCCTGCCCCATCTCTGCACAGCTAAGGGCTGTACACACCCAGAGCTGCCTCTTCCCCACGCTCTGCTCACACCCCCTTCTATCCCACGGCCGCGCTCACCACGCGGGCTCTCCTCACTACTCCACACACACGGTGCCCATTCTTCCCCCTCCACTCCACGCATCTCCTCCAGTCCTTGCCCGCACTGTGCGACTGCCCGGGAGTTCCCCCACTGAGCACACGCATCCCCCCATCCCTCGACACATAACACTTGCCCCCGTCgatgcacacacacaattccctgcctcctgcccccactctgcacaTCGTGCTCCTGTCCCTCTTCCATCTGCAAACAGTCCCACGGCTGCCTTTCcacactgctattcacacacCGCCTGCGTCCTGCTTCCTCCACATCCACATGCCACCATCAGCCTCCGCTCCTCTATtccaccttccttcccctctaCACTCAGCACAGATCCCCCTCCTCTGCAcataccctcttcccccttccagacacacacaccaccttCCCGGGCCCGCCTTTCCACCAGACTCTTACCCCTTCCTCACTCTCTTCTATACATACGCGTCG
Proteins encoded in this window:
- the LOC117872135 gene encoding polycomb complex protein BMI-1, which produces MHRTTRIKITELNPHLMCVLCGGYFIDATTIIECLHSFCKTCIVRYLETSKYCPICDVQVHKTRPLLNIRSDKTLQDIVYKLVPGLFKNEMKRRRDFYAAHPSADAANGSNEDRGEVADEDKRIITDDEIISLSIEFFDQNRLERKGNKEREKSKDEVNDKRYLRCPAAMTVMHLRKFLRSKMDIPNTFQIDVMYEEEPLKDYYTLMDIAYIYTWRRNGPLPLKYRVRPTCKRMKISHQREGLNNSGELESDSGSDKASSPAGGIPSTSSCLPSPSTPVQSPHPQFPHISSTMNGTSSSPTSNHQSSFTNRARKTSINGSSATSSG